TCGCGGCCGAGAACCCGGATGGTTCCGTCGTCGTCCAGGTGCGCGCGGTCGCCGGGGATGGCGCAGCGTACGCCGGCGATCGTGGGGTACGTGCGCCGGGTCTTCGCCTCGTCGCCGAGGTAACCGAGCGGGATGTGGCCGGTGCGGGCGAGCCAGCCGATGCTGCGATCGTCGGCGGGGAGCCGGCGCGTCAGTCCCGCGTCGACGACGAAGGTGTGCTGCTGGTCCATCGTGAAGCCGCCGCCGCTCGTGTTGCCCGCTGACATCAAGCTCGCTCCCTGAGCGCCGGTCTCGGAGGCGCCGAAGCCGTCGGCGATCATGATGTCGGGGAGACATTCGAGGAAACCGTGTTTGAGCGGCGCGGAGAAGATGGCGCCCCCCGAGCCGATCACGCGCAGGCTGCCGAGCTCGTACGAGCCCGCACGCAGCTGGTCGAGGAGCGGACGGGCGAAGGCGTCGCCGACGATGGTGAGCGAGACGGCGCGCTCGCGCTCGATGGTGCGCCAGATGTCGTCGGGATCGAGACGGCGGGTCTCGCGCGGTACGATCACGGTGCCGCCCTGGTGGAGCGCGATGAACGCCGTCCAGTGGCCGGCGCCGTGCATGAAGGGCGGCGCGGGGAGGATGCGGTTCATTTCCCCCCAGGCGGTGCGCGCCACGACGTCGGCCATGCTCGTCACGGCCTCCTGGCCGGGGACCTGGCCGCCCATCGCGGAGAAGAAGATGTCGGCCTGCCGCCACAGGACGCCCTTCGGCATGCCGGTCGTGCCGCCGGTGTAGACCATGTAGAGGTCGTCGTCCGTCGTCGCGACGTCGACGGGATCGGCCGAGCTCGCCGCGAGCGCCTCCTCGTAGTCGCGCGCGCCGGGCAGGAGCGGTTGGTCGGTGCCGTCGGCGACCTGGAGCATGAGCGCCATGGACGGCAGCTTCGGCAGGACGCGCGCCAGCATCGGGGCGAAGCTCGCGTGGTAGATGACGGCGCGCGTTCGCGCGTCGCGCAGCAGGTAGACCAGCTCGTCCTCGACGTAGCGGTAGTTGACGTTGAAGGGGACCGCCCGCGCCTTCGCGCTCCCGATCATCGCTTCGAGGTACTCGTGGCCGTTGTAGAGGTAGAGCGCGACGTGGTCTTGCCCGGATTCCCAGGGCGCGAGCTCGCCGCGCTCCCGGTGGCAGCCGAGCTCCGTGCCGAGAAGGAGGTGCGCGAGGCGGCGCGAGCGATCGCGCAGCTCGCGCCATGTGAGACGACGCGTCGTGGTGACGATCGCCTCGCGCTCGGGAACGGCGGCGGCGATGGCTTCGTTCAGATCGGCGAGCGTGTAGGCCATGCGGAGCGAACGCTAGTGAAACACGCCCGCTGCCGCAATCGCCGGGCGGGCGCGCGGATGCTGGACAACGGAATTGAAACATGTTTCAAATCCGCTTCCATGGGCTCGCGGCCGCGCCTCGACGTCTCGCGCTTGCGGACCGACGACGGCGTACCGAAGGCGCGCCTCGCGGCGAGCCAGCTGCGTCGCCACCGGCGCATCGTCGAGGCCGTCGTCGAGCTCGCGGAGAAGGGCGGGTTCGAGGGCGTCCGCCTGCGTGACGTGGCCGAGGTCTCCGAGGTCGCGCTCGGCACCCTCTACAAGTACTTCCACAGCAAGGAGGACATCCTCCTCTTCGCGCTGACCGAGGAGATCGAGAAGCTCGAGCACGCGATGGCGGCGCATCCGGTCGCAGGCAGGACGGCCCTGGCGCGGGTCACGCGCTTCTTCGAGCGGGCGACGCGCGGGATGACGTACCGGCCGCAGTTCGCGCGCGCGATGCTGCGGGCGATGGCGTCGGGCGACGCGCAGGTCGCCTCGAAGGTCGCGAGCTTCCACTCGCGGATGACACGCCTCATCGTCGCGGCGCTGCGCGGCAAGCCCGTGGATCTCAGCCGCGACCTCTCGCCCGCGACGAGCACGGAGCGCGAACGGCAGGTCGCGTTCATGCTGCAGAACGTCTGGTTCGCGTCGCTGGTCGGCTGGGCCGGCGGCTTGCATCCCGTGAAGGACGTCTCCGAGCGCGTCCGGACCGCCGCCGCGCTGATGTACACCAACTACACCGAGGGATGAACCGTATGGCCGAGACCGCATCGGGCCGCCTCACGGCGGCGCACGTGTTGGAGTATCCGTATCGCCGGTCCGTCGGGCCGGTGATGGGGGCGTTCTTCACGGGATTGACGGAGCGCCGCCTGCTCGGCGTGCGCGCCCGCGACGGGCGCGTGCTGGTGCCGCCCGTCGAGTACGACCCGGAGAGCGGGGAGTCGATCGGCGAGATGATCGAGGTCGGGCCCGGCGGTGTCGTCACGACCTGGGCGTGGGTGGAGAAGCCGCGCGCCAAGCATCCGCTCGATCGGCCCTTCGCCTGGGCGCTCGTCCGGCTCGACGGCGCCGGCAGCGCGATGCTCCACGCCGTCGACGCGGGGAGCGCCGCGGCGATGCGGACGGGCATGCGGGTGCGGCCGCGCTGGAAGGCCGAGCCCGAAGGAAACATCCACGACATCGTGTGCTTCGAGCCGGAGCGCGCATGAGCGAGATCACCAACATCGTGACGCCGATTCGCCTCGACTACACGTATACGGCGGGGCACGCGACGCAGCGCTTCCTCCTCGGCATGGCGGAAGGCCGCATCCTCGGCCAGCGCTGCCCCGAGTGCGCCAAGGTCTACGTGCCGCCGCGCGGCGCCTGTCCGAAGTGCGGGGTGCCGACCACCGACGAGGTGGAGGTGACGGGGAAGGGCACCGTCACGACGTTCTGCATCGTCCGCATCCCGTCCGACGTGCTGTCGGTGCCTCCGCCCTTCACGTGCGCGCACGTGCTGCTCGACGGCGCCGACCTGCCGTTCTTCGCCCTCATCCAGGAGTGCGACTTCGACGCCGTGCGCATGGGCATGCGCGTCGAGGCGGTATGGGCGCCGAAGGCGGAGCTCGCCGCGACCTTCGAGAGCATCCGCTACTTCCGGCCGATCGACGAGCCCGACGCGCCGTACGAGACCTACAAGGAGCACCTCTGATGCCGTCGCGCGACGTGGCGATCGTGGG
The sequence above is drawn from the Deltaproteobacteria bacterium genome and encodes:
- a CDS encoding acyl-CoA synthetase: MAYTLADLNEAIAAAVPEREAIVTTTRRLTWRELRDRSRRLAHLLLGTELGCHRERGELAPWESGQDHVALYLYNGHEYLEAMIGSAKARAVPFNVNYRYVEDELVYLLRDARTRAVIYHASFAPMLARVLPKLPSMALMLQVADGTDQPLLPGARDYEEALAASSADPVDVATTDDDLYMVYTGGTTGMPKGVLWRQADIFFSAMGGQVPGQEAVTSMADVVARTAWGEMNRILPAPPFMHGAGHWTAFIALHQGGTVIVPRETRRLDPDDIWRTIERERAVSLTIVGDAFARPLLDQLRAGSYELGSLRVIGSGGAIFSAPLKHGFLECLPDIMIADGFGASETGAQGASLMSAGNTSGGGFTMDQQHTFVVDAGLTRRLPADDRSIGWLARTGHIPLGYLGDEAKTRRTYPTIAGVRCAIPGDRAHLDDDGTIRVLGRESVCINSGGEKIFAEEVEQALKRHPAVYDVLVVGTPSERWGEQVTAVVALRPDARATDDELRDAAGAELARYKLPRAFVRVESVRRAPTGKPDYAWAKELASRALAP
- a CDS encoding TetR family transcriptional regulator, with amino-acid sequence MGSRPRLDVSRLRTDDGVPKARLAASQLRRHRRIVEAVVELAEKGGFEGVRLRDVAEVSEVALGTLYKYFHSKEDILLFALTEEIEKLEHAMAAHPVAGRTALARVTRFFERATRGMTYRPQFARAMLRAMASGDAQVASKVASFHSRMTRLIVAALRGKPVDLSRDLSPATSTERERQVAFMLQNVWFASLVGWAGGLHPVKDVSERVRTAAALMYTNYTEG
- a CDS encoding OB-fold domain-containing protein — translated: MNRMAETASGRLTAAHVLEYPYRRSVGPVMGAFFTGLTERRLLGVRARDGRVLVPPVEYDPESGESIGEMIEVGPGGVVTTWAWVEKPRAKHPLDRPFAWALVRLDGAGSAMLHAVDAGSAAAMRTGMRVRPRWKAEPEGNIHDIVCFEPERA
- a CDS encoding Zn-ribbon domain-containing OB-fold protein translates to MSEITNIVTPIRLDYTYTAGHATQRFLLGMAEGRILGQRCPECAKVYVPPRGACPKCGVPTTDEVEVTGKGTVTTFCIVRIPSDVLSVPPPFTCAHVLLDGADLPFFALIQECDFDAVRMGMRVEAVWAPKAELAATFESIRYFRPIDEPDAPYETYKEHL